The following proteins are co-located in the Dietzia timorensis genome:
- a CDS encoding alpha/beta fold hydrolase — protein sequence MAELDRSTVRAGDGAELAVQRLGEGPALLMLPGQSNSHRWWNGLREHFADRFTTVTFDYRGTGTTHAEVSRDSIKGWSTTSFADDARHVLAGLGIERAHIYGASMGGRVAQWLAVDSPDLVDRLVLACTSPGGPEATERSDDVRKRLGQRDPQGRLDTLIDLFYTPEWREKGLRSCLLGDAQMSGRARSGHLRVSGEHDASARLGEISAPTLIMHGDDDLMAPVSNAHVLHRQISDADLYIHPGGRHGFFDEFSDEVSVRIDEFLG from the coding sequence ATGGCCGAGCTCGACCGCTCCACAGTTCGCGCCGGCGACGGCGCCGAGCTCGCCGTCCAGCGACTCGGCGAGGGGCCGGCGCTGCTGATGCTGCCGGGTCAGTCGAATTCGCATCGCTGGTGGAACGGGCTGCGCGAGCACTTCGCCGACCGCTTCACCACAGTGACTTTCGACTACCGCGGCACCGGCACCACGCACGCGGAAGTGAGCCGCGACTCGATCAAGGGCTGGTCGACCACATCCTTTGCTGACGACGCACGCCACGTTCTCGCAGGCCTCGGGATCGAGCGAGCGCATATATACGGTGCGTCGATGGGCGGCCGGGTTGCGCAATGGCTTGCGGTCGACTCCCCGGACCTCGTTGATCGGCTCGTCCTCGCGTGCACCTCGCCGGGCGGTCCCGAGGCGACCGAACGCAGCGACGATGTGCGCAAGCGTCTCGGGCAGCGCGATCCCCAGGGGCGACTCGACACCCTCATCGACCTCTTCTACACACCCGAGTGGCGAGAAAAGGGGCTGCGAAGCTGTCTGCTCGGAGACGCGCAGATGTCCGGGCGGGCGCGTAGCGGGCACTTGCGCGTGAGCGGCGAGCATGATGCCTCGGCGAGGCTTGGTGAGATCTCGGCGCCCACGTTGATCATGCACGGCGACGACGATCTCATGGCGCCGGTCAGCAACGCTCACGTCCTTCACCGTCAGATCTCAGACGCCGATCTCTACATCCACCCCGGCGGCCGGCATGGTTTCTTCGACGAATTCTCGGACGAGGTGTCCGTCCGGATCGACGAGTTCCTCGGCTAG